Proteins from a genomic interval of Lemur catta isolate mLemCat1 chromosome 17, mLemCat1.pri, whole genome shotgun sequence:
- the SPO11 gene encoding meiotic recombination protein SPO11 isoform X1, whose amino-acid sequence MRMRRPRQKARESARSPAWERRVGRTARPLELFAASDVMAFAPMGPEASFFEVLDRHRASLLAELRRAGGEPSGGGTRLASSSEVLASIENTIQDIITSLARNEAPAFTIDDRSSWENIKFEDSVGLQMVSHCTTRKIKSDSPKSVQKFALILKILSMIYKLVQSNTYATKRDIYYTDSQLFGNQTIVDNIVSDISCMLKVPRRSLHILSTSKGLIAGNLRYIEEDGTKVNCTGGATAVAVPSNIQGIRNLITDAKFVLIVEKDATFQRLLDDNFCNKMSPCIMVTGKGVPDLNTRLLVKKLWDTFHTPVFTLVDADPHGIEIMCIYKYGSMSMSFEAHNLTVPAIRWLGLLPSDLKRLNIPKDSLIPLTKRDHMKLDSILKRPYVTCQPFWRKEMEIMADSKMKAEIQALTFLSSDYLSRVYLPNKLRFGGWI is encoded by the exons ATGCGCATGCGCCGGCCCCGTCAGAAAGCGCGGGAAAGCGCGCGCAGCCCTGCTTGGGAGCGCAGGGTGGGACGCACCGCGCGGCCTCTGGAGCTTTTTGCTGCCTCCGACGTCATGGCGTTTGCACCTATGGGGCCGGAGGCCTCGTTCTTCGAGGTTTTGGACCGGCACAGGGCTTCCCTGCTGGCCGAGCTGAGGCGAGCTGGCGGGGAGCCCTCCGGTGGGGGGACCCGCCTGGCTTCTAG TTCTGAGGTTCTTGCATCTATAGAAAATACTATCCAAGACATAATTACAAGCTTGGCCAGAAATGAAGCACCTGCATTCACAATAGACGACAGATCAAGCTGGGAAAATATAAA GTTTGAAGATTCTGTGGGTCTtcagatggtatctcattgtaccacaagaaaaatcaaaagtgatTCACCAAAGTCAGTTCAAAAATTTG CTCTAATTCTGAAAATATTGTCAATGATTTATAAATTAGTACAGAGCAACACTTATGCAACCAAAAG agACATATATTACACTGACAGCCAACTCTTTGGTAACCAGACTATTGTGGACAATATTGTCAGTGACATTTCTTGTATGTTAAAAGTGCCAAGGAGAAGTCTGCATATA ttatctACATCAAAAGGCTTAATTGCTGGCAATTTAAGATACATTGAGGAAGACGGCACCAAAGTGAACTGTACTGGTGGTGCAACA GCTGTTGCTGTGCCTTCTAATATTCAAGGAATTCGGA ATTTAATTACAGATGCAAAATTTGTATTAATTGTAGAAAAAGATGCAACATTTCAGCGGCTCCTAGATGACAACTTTTGCAATAAAATGTCTCCATGCATCATGGTTACG GGAAAGGGAGTTCCTGATCTGAACACAAGACTTCTGGTCAAGAAGCTCTGGGATACGTTCCACACCCCAGTGTTTACTCTCGTAGATGCTGATCCACACG GCATAGAAATAATGTGCATCTATAAGTATGGATCGATG tCCATGTCTTTTGAAGCTCATAATCTCACAGTTCCAGCTATTAGATGGCTTGGTCTCCTCCCTTCTGATCTTAAAAG GTTAAATATACCTAAAGATAGTTTGATTCCACTAACAAAACGGGACCACATGAAACTTGACAGTATCCTGAAGAGACCTTATGTTACCTGCCAACCATTTTGGAGAAAAGAA ATGGA